Part of the Sphingopyxis sp. 113P3 genome, AAGAGTGTCGCTATCTGGTACGATTATGACATGAAGAACAACGAGGGGACCAAATGGCTCCGCGACGTGCGCCAATGGTGGCGTGTGTCGGGCCGGTCGCTCCGTTTCCCCGCCGATGGCATCACCGGGGCCACGCGCGCGCCGGGGACGCACAAAATCTCCTTTTCGCGCGCGCAACTCGGCGCGCTGGCGCCTGGTCAATATATTCTCGCGATAGAGGCTGCTCGCGAGGTTGGCGGGCGCGAACTGCTGCGCATCCCCTTCAGCTGGCCCGGCAAGGCGGGCGCCGGCGGCCGCGCAGTGGGCAAGGCCGAACTCGGCGCCGTCTCCATTTCCTTCCGCTAAGCTGAGAGGAATAAGCAATGAAGAAGCATATTATTGGTTTCGCGGCGACGGCCGTGCTGGCGGTTCTGGCGGCGGTGCCCGCAAGCGCGCACCGGCAATGGCTGCTCCCCTCGTCGACCATCGTGTCGGGCGACGACGTCTGGGTGACGGTCGATGCGGCAGTGTCGAACGACCTTTTCTATTTCGAGCACCAGCCGCTCCGGCTCAATGCGGTGAAGGCGTGGGCACCTGACGGCAGCGAGGCGCCGATCGAGAATGCCTCAACCGGGCGCTATCGCAGCACCTTCGACGTGCATCTCACGCAAAGGGGAACCTGGCGGATTGCCTCGGTCTCCGATGGGCTGATGGGCAGCTATGACCTTGGCGGCAAGACCGAGCGGCTGCCGCGTGGAACGACGGGTGCGAATCTCGCCGAGCGACTTCCCGCAGGCGCGACCAATGTGAAGACGGTGGAATCGAACAGCCGAAACGAGATTTTTGTGACCTTGGGCGAGCCGACGACCGGTTTGTTCACGCCCACCGGCAAGGGCATCGAGCTGGCGCCGGTCACTCACCCCAACGACCTCTTCGCGGGCGAAACCGCGATCTTCCAGTTTCTTCTCGACGGCAAGCCGGCCGCGGGGCTGCCCGTGACAGTAATTCCGGGCGGTATCCGCTACCGTGACCAGCTCGGCCAGATCGACCTGACGACCGATGCCGAGGGCAAGGTAGACGTGACGTGGCCCGAGGCCGGCCTCTACTGGCTCAATGTCACGACGCCGCGCGCCGGGGGTGACGAGGGGGCGGCCGAGACGGCGGAGCCGCAGCGGCGGGCAAGCTATGTCACGACGCTCGAAGTGATGGCGCCCTGACCGACCGTATCCTGATCCCGCGGGCGCTGACGCCTGCCGCTTTCACTGCCCGCGACAGCGGCGCGGTGATCGAAACCTTCGCCGGCGAGACCATGGGGACGCGCTGGTCGCTTCAGGCTGTCTCGCCCCCGGTAGGGGTATTGCAGGGCGTTCAGTCGGTACTTGACCGCGTGGTCGCGCAGATGAGTCAGTGGGAAGCGGCGTCCGACCTCTCGCGTTTCAACCGCGCCGCGCCCGGCGCCTGGCGCGACGTGCCGGCGGAGCTTGCCCATGTTCTGGAAGCTGCGCTCGCGATCGAACGATTGAGCGGCGGCGCGTTTGAGCCCGCGCTGGGCCGGATCACCGAGCAATGGGGTTTTGGAAGCACGGGGCCGGTCGATCAGGCGCCGGACGACACCCCCGCAACCGGCCGGATCGAGCTTGATACCGCGCAACGGAGAGCGCGGCGAAGCCAGGACGCGCTACTCGACCTTTCGGGAATCGCCAAGGGCTATGGCGTCGACGCAGTGGCTGCATGGCTGCTGGCGGGGGGCACGCGCCATTTCCTCGTCGAAGTCGGTGGAGAATTGCGCGGCGAAGGCATAAGGCCCGATGGCCAGCCCTGGTGGGTCGATGTCGAGCTGCCGCCGTCCTGGTCCGGCGCCGGCTGGCGGATCGCATTGCACGACCTCTCGGTAGCGACTTCGGGCGACTATCGCCGCGGCTTCGAGGTCGATGGCCAGCGTTATTCGCACAGCTTCGACCCGCGCACCGGCCGGCCGATCGTCAACGGCGTGCGCTCGACGACGGTGATCCACCGCAGCTGCATGATGGCCGACGGCTGGGCGACGGCGCTCACGGTTGTAGGCCCGGAGGCCGCGATCAAACTCGCCGATGAACAAGGGCTCGCCGCCTGTGTGCTGGCGCGGGGGCGGGAACATATCTCGCGCGCGTGGCGTGCGATGCTCGATTAGGGGCTTTTCCCGCGCAGCATGAAGGGGATTTCGACCAGTCCCTTGACTTTCACGGCCTGTCCGCCCCGTATCGTCGGCGCCCAGCGCCATTTCCGGACAGCCCGAAGGGCCGCCTCGTCAAGACGCTGAAAGCCGCTGCTTTCCGCAACCGAGATCGCCGCAACCGAACCATCGACATCGAGCGTCAGCGCGAGAACCACCGTGCCTTCCTCGCGATGACGCCGGCTTTCCCGCGGATAACTTGGCGGTGCTCCCGAGATCATGCGCGTGCCCAGATCGTCTGTCTGGACCGTCGCGGGTGGCGCCGGAGGGGCCGGAGGAGCAGGGGGAAGGGCGACCGGCACCGGCGGGGCCGGGGTCGGGTCCGGCGTGACCAGCAACGGCGGCTGCTCGTTCGGCAATGTGACGAGCGGGCGGGGCGCGGCGACCGGCGCCTGTTGTTGCTGCGGCACATCCTGTGGTGCGGGCGGCGGCGGGGGCAGGACGGCAGACAGGTTGACCACCGCCAACTTTGCAGCCCCGGTCTGTGCGCGTCGATAATTCGTCTGGGCTAGCGCCGCGAGCAATATCGCCGACAACAGCAGCGTTAGCGTGGCTGCGGGCAGATTCGGCTTGCGATCCTCGCCATAGCGGCCTGGCGCCAGGCGCGTGCCGGCGGGCGTCGCGCAAGCGCTTCCCCCGGCCTCGCTGCGACGCGGCGCTTCGACCTCGTCAGGTCTCGGACCAGTGCCGAAGGAGGTTGTGGTAGACGCAAGTGAGTTGGAGGACAGCATCGTCGTCGGCTCCGTCGAGCGTGAGTTTCTGGATCGCGGTATCCATTTCGAACAGCATCCGCCGTTGTTCGTTGTCGCGCACCAGACTCTGGATCCAGAAGAAGGATGCGAGCCGCGCGCCGCGGGTCACCGGCTCGACACGGTGAAGGCTGTTTGCAGGATAGAGGATGGCGTCGCCCGCTGGCAGCGCAATCCCGCGCCCGCCGGGGCTGCCGCTGATGATCAGGCGGCCGCCGTCATATTCCTCCGGATCGCAGAGGAAGAGCGTACAGGACAAATCCGATCGCAGATGTTCGCCGTTCGCCATCTGCATCACGGAGCCATCGACGTGGAACCCATATTCGCCGCCGCCGGCGTAGCGATTGAAGCGCGGCGGCAGGATTTTGCGCGGAAGCGCCGCGGCAAAGAAGGTCGGATTGCGCTTCAATGCGGCAAGGACCGCAGCACTGAGTTCGACCTTGAGCGGAGAGGTGTCGGGCAATTGTTCGTTGCGCTTGACCTTGGCACCCTGCGCCCCGACCGTTTCACGCCCGTCGGTCCAGTCGGCACCGTCGAGGCGGCGGCGGAACTCGGCCACCTCGTCGGGCGTCAGAACTTTCGGGATGTGCAGCAACATGCCGGTCTCCAATATCTTTCACACGGCAAAGGCGGTAGGCAAGCCCCCCGCCATGCCCCGGTGCCCTTCCTGCCTAGAAGCGGAAGTCGGCACTGAACAGGAAGGTTTGCGGCTGCCCCGGGACGTAGCGGTAGCCACTCTTGTTGATGGCGGCGACATAATCTTTGTCGAACAGATTATAGGCGTTCGCGCGCAGCTTGACGTTGTCGTTGATCGCATAACCGAGCATCGCGTCGACGACCGTATAGCCTTGGGTGCGTGGCGGCGTCCCGACCGCGCCATCAGTCCCGCGCCGCATTCCGCTGGTGTAGCGAACGCCGCCGGCCAGCTCGAGGCCGAAGGGCGTGCGGTAGCTGGTCCACGACGAGAAGCTGTCGTCGGGCGCATAGGTCAGGCCGCTGCTGCCGTCGACCGCGACGGCGTCGCCGTTGGTCACCTTGGTCTTCTGATGCGCGTATCCGGCGGATATCGACCAGGCGTCGGTAATATTGCCGACCACTGACAGTTCGAAGCCCCGCACCCGCTTCGAGCCGCTCTGGATGTCAGAGGGGTCGGCGGCGTTGATTTCGTTCAGAACCTTGGTCTGGAACACGGCCGCGTTAAGCGCGAGTGCGCCATCGAGGAGGTCCCACTTCAGGCCCGCCTCGATCGTCCTGGCTTTCTGGGGAGCGAAGTCGGGGTTGTTGGCGTTGTTGCCGGTCGCGAGCGTGAAGGTCTCGCCGCCTGGGGGCTGCTGTGACAGCGCGTAGTTCACATAGAGGCTGACCGGCTCGCTCGGCTTCAGGACGGCGCCGAGCTTCCAGTTGAAGAGCGTATCCTTGGCCTTCAGGTCGGCAGTGGTGACAATCGTGCCGACTGGCGCGGTGCCGCAAGGCACGGCGCCGCGGCCGGTTCCGTTGTTGCAGACCGCATTGGTGAAATAGGTCGTCTTGAAATGGTCGACCCGCACGCCGCCGGTGACCAGCAACAGCCCGTCAAAGAATTTCGCGGTGTCAAAGGCATAAAAGGCGAGGGTGTTCGTCTTACCCCGCGACGCGGCGCCGTTGCGCGAATGGGTGTAGTCGCTCGTGTCGTTCCAGTCGGGATTATAGAGATTGGCGACCGGCAGTGTGCCCGTGGAGCTGTGGCTGTAGAGGACCTGCTTCTCGCCGGTGATCTCGGCGCCGATGCTGAGATTATGCTCGATCGCTCCGATCGCGAAATCGGCCCGAAGGTTGAGCTGGTTGGTGAGGATGCGATTTCTGCTGTCGCGGATCGTCGGGTTTCCGCGCGTCATGTGATAGGCTGAAAGGTCGTCAGGATTGGCTGGATCGCCACTAATATTGGCTCCTGTCGACATGAAGGCGGTCAGCAGATAGTCCTGCCGGGTCTCACCGGCGCGTGCGATATTGGTAAGCCGAACGCTGTCGGAAAAATCATGCTCTATGATGAGCGTTGCCATTCTCGCTGTCACATCGTCGTGATCCTTGCGCGTGCCGTAGAAATTCTCCGAACGGACCGGATGGCCGGCCAGCGGCTCCAGTCCAGGTTGCGGCTGCCAGCCGGGGAGGGCGATCGTCGGGACATAGCCGTCGGGAATATTGTCCTGATCGACGTAGAGAAGATTGAGCCAGGCGCGGGTGGAGGTGTCCAGCCCGAGGCCGAGCGAGGCGGCAAGGCCGACGCGCTGGTTCTCGACATGGTCGCGCCCCGGAACGTCGCTGTCCTGCCACAAGAGATTGAGGCGCAGCGCGTTGTTGCTGGAGGCGCCGAGCGTCTGGTTGACGTCCGCCGTCACGCGCCTCTGCCTGTCGGTCCCAATCGATAGCGCCCCCGAAAGCGCGTTTTCCAGCGAAGCGCGCTTGGTCACCATATTGATCGCCCCGGTCGGGGCGGTGCGGCCGTTGTCGGTGCCTGCCGGCCCCTTCGCGACCTCGACCGCTTCGGTATTGAAGACATCGCGCGAGATCGAGCCGAGGTCGCGAATGCCGTCCACGAAGATGCTGCTCGACGTGTCGAAGCCGCGCATGCGGATCGAATCGCCGCTCGTCGTGTTGCCGTTCTCACCGGCATAGAAGGTGCCGACGCCCGGGCTGTTGCGCAGCACTTCGGCCAGCGTCGTCGCGCCCTGTTCGGT contains:
- a CDS encoding FAD:protein FMN transferase, which translates into the protein MIETFAGETMGTRWSLQAVSPPVGVLQGVQSVLDRVVAQMSQWEAASDLSRFNRAAPGAWRDVPAELAHVLEAALAIERLSGGAFEPALGRITEQWGFGSTGPVDQAPDDTPATGRIELDTAQRRARRSQDALLDLSGIAKGYGVDAVAAWLLAGGTRHFLVEVGGELRGEGIRPDGQPWWVDVELPPSWSGAGWRIALHDLSVATSGDYRRGFEVDGQRYSHSFDPRTGRPIVNGVRSTTVIHRSCMMADGWATALTVVGPEAAIKLADEQGLAACVLARGREHISRAWRAMLD
- a CDS encoding energy transducer TonB translates to MLSSNSLASTTTSFGTGPRPDEVEAPRRSEAGGSACATPAGTRLAPGRYGEDRKPNLPAATLTLLLSAILLAALAQTNYRRAQTGAAKLAVVNLSAVLPPPPPAPQDVPQQQQAPVAAPRPLVTLPNEQPPLLVTPDPTPAPPVPVALPPAPPAPPAPPATVQTDDLGTRMISGAPPSYPRESRRHREEGTVVLALTLDVDGSVAAISVAESSGFQRLDEAALRAVRKWRWAPTIRGGQAVKVKGLVEIPFMLRGKSP
- a CDS encoding catecholate siderophore receptor Fiu, which gives rise to MSILRLRETMSAAAPAYLALSCFGVAIYPATAQESGQQAKHPVLGGVTVVDTAIEEDGYKVDKPSSPKFTQPLRDTPQTIQIIDKQLFTEQGATTLAEVLRNSPGVGTFYAGENGNTTSGDSIRMRGFDTSSSIFVDGIRDLGSISRDVFNTEAVEVAKGPAGTDNGRTAPTGAINMVTKRASLENALSGALSIGTDRQRRVTADVNQTLGASSNNALRLNLLWQDSDVPGRDHVENQRVGLAASLGLGLDTSTRAWLNLLYVDQDNIPDGYVPTIALPGWQPQPGLEPLAGHPVRSENFYGTRKDHDDVTARMATLIIEHDFSDSVRLTNIARAGETRQDYLLTAFMSTGANISGDPANPDDLSAYHMTRGNPTIRDSRNRILTNQLNLRADFAIGAIEHNLSIGAEITGEKQVLYSHSSTGTLPVANLYNPDWNDTSDYTHSRNGAASRGKTNTLAFYAFDTAKFFDGLLLVTGGVRVDHFKTTYFTNAVCNNGTGRGAVPCGTAPVGTIVTTADLKAKDTLFNWKLGAVLKPSEPVSLYVNYALSQQPPGGETFTLATGNNANNPDFAPQKARTIEAGLKWDLLDGALALNAAVFQTKVLNEINAADPSDIQSGSKRVRGFELSVVGNITDAWSISAGYAHQKTKVTNGDAVAVDGSSGLTYAPDDSFSSWTSYRTPFGLELAGGVRYTSGMRRGTDGAVGTPPRTQGYTVVDAMLGYAINDNVKLRANAYNLFDKDYVAAINKSGYRYVPGQPQTFLFSADFRF
- a CDS encoding DUF2271 domain-containing protein, with the translated sequence MQPLSRAALTGLTLGLSGTLAAPLLAAEPATMDVTVTIPRLKVAEYHRPYVAIWVEKAGGAAKSVAIWYDYDMKNNEGTKWLRDVRQWWRVSGRSLRFPADGITGATRAPGTHKISFSRAQLGALAPGQYILAIEAAREVGGRELLRIPFSWPGKAGAGGRAVGKAELGAVSISFR
- a CDS encoding DUF4198 domain-containing protein, with the translated sequence MKKHIIGFAATAVLAVLAAVPASAHRQWLLPSSTIVSGDDVWVTVDAAVSNDLFYFEHQPLRLNAVKAWAPDGSEAPIENASTGRYRSTFDVHLTQRGTWRIASVSDGLMGSYDLGGKTERLPRGTTGANLAERLPAGATNVKTVESNSRNEIFVTLGEPTTGLFTPTGKGIELAPVTHPNDLFAGETAIFQFLLDGKPAAGLPVTVIPGGIRYRDQLGQIDLTTDAEGKVDVTWPEAGLYWLNVTTPRAGGDEGAAETAEPQRRASYVTTLEVMAP
- a CDS encoding Fe2+-dependent dioxygenase, giving the protein MLLHIPKVLTPDEVAEFRRRLDGADWTDGRETVGAQGAKVKRNEQLPDTSPLKVELSAAVLAALKRNPTFFAAALPRKILPPRFNRYAGGGEYGFHVDGSVMQMANGEHLRSDLSCTLFLCDPEEYDGGRLIISGSPGGRGIALPAGDAILYPANSLHRVEPVTRGARLASFFWIQSLVRDNEQRRMLFEMDTAIQKLTLDGADDDAVLQLTCVYHNLLRHWSET